A stretch of the Rhizomicrobium sp. genome encodes the following:
- a CDS encoding IS5 family transposase: MSYPSDLTDQQWTVIGSLLPPPKSGGRPRKTNLRRVCDAIFYLLKTGCQWRFIPGDFPPWRTVYEYFMAWQADGTLRKIQRKLFGKVRRSEGKKLYPTIAIVDSQTIKTGRTVSREKNYDGAKRLVGRKRHVAVDILGLPISILVTHAKVSDIEGGRRVLRLASRFLKGRRLKKVYADGAYRGERFRNFALEAVGAVVSIKKGVHQKAKKFVPIQKRWVVERTFGWFNGYRRLDKDQERLTKNSVAMVRWSCVSLMLNRLKPNPNTVAWPPRPPKAV, from the coding sequence GTGTCATATCCATCAGATCTCACCGACCAGCAGTGGACGGTGATCGGCTCTCTTTTGCCCCCGCCCAAGTCGGGTGGACGGCCACGCAAGACAAACTTACGTCGCGTTTGCGACGCGATTTTCTACCTTCTCAAGACCGGGTGCCAATGGCGCTTCATTCCTGGCGATTTCCCGCCGTGGCGAACCGTCTACGAATATTTCATGGCCTGGCAGGCCGATGGAACGCTGCGGAAAATCCAGCGCAAGTTGTTCGGCAAAGTCCGCCGCAGCGAAGGCAAGAAGCTGTATCCGACGATAGCCATCGTCGATAGCCAGACGATAAAAACGGGCCGTACCGTCAGCAGAGAAAAGAATTACGACGGTGCCAAGCGCCTGGTCGGTCGCAAACGGCATGTCGCTGTCGATATTCTCGGCCTACCGATTTCGATCTTGGTAACGCACGCCAAAGTATCCGATATCGAGGGCGGCAGGAGAGTTCTTCGCTTGGCCTCTCGCTTCTTGAAGGGACGCCGGTTGAAGAAGGTCTATGCCGATGGTGCCTATCGCGGCGAGCGCTTCCGCAATTTCGCGTTGGAGGCCGTCGGCGCGGTTGTCAGCATCAAGAAGGGCGTACATCAGAAGGCGAAGAAATTCGTGCCAATCCAAAAGCGGTGGGTGGTCGAACGGACCTTTGGTTGGTTCAACGGCTATCGACGGCTCGACAAGGATCAAGAACGGCTGACGAAAAACTCGGTCGCGATGGTTCGTTGGTCTTGCGTCAGCCTGATGTTGAATCGGTTGAAACCTAATCCGAATACCGTCGCTTGGCCGCCGCGTCCGCCCAAGGCTGTTTAG
- a CDS encoding extracellular solute-binding protein: MRRILALFALVATVLAAGCQRESSGPVELTLQRFFGACDAEYGGSVDVSAAEGECGIITTLVNRFNAQNRDIHVKVNVVYWPGYDQLSAELAAGDPPDLVTMHQSVISDYSQRGLIAPLDAGLRSVGVDPAGFTPAARAGVMRGGRVYALPFDNWAMLWHVNLNLFRTAGLVRDGKPLMPHNPEELLAQARQFTHATGKPYLIQSMVNEPSAYARNLFTFLLQQDAGFFADPRHIKLQTPQAHRILQLFKQLYDEGLTTKNQDYTAATAAFLNGQGGVYLVGTWMIGAFDQAARQPGSPLAGGYAVVPYPQLYPARDATYADGHSWVVPTAQRSPQKTRAIFRLLRFLKDNDFAWSRTGHLPAYSAVIASARWRALPHRGDIAKLVDTAAPLAPGVQRQFLIQQIISEEMESAITGQKPIDTALADAERRVNDVLFNLL; encoded by the coding sequence ATGCGGCGGATCCTCGCGCTGTTCGCCCTGGTCGCGACGGTCCTTGCCGCCGGTTGCCAGCGTGAATCCTCAGGTCCTGTGGAGCTCACGCTTCAGCGCTTCTTCGGCGCCTGCGACGCCGAGTATGGCGGGTCGGTCGACGTGTCGGCAGCCGAAGGCGAGTGCGGGATTATCACCACGCTGGTCAATCGCTTCAACGCGCAAAACCGCGACATCCACGTCAAGGTGAACGTCGTCTATTGGCCGGGCTACGATCAGCTTTCCGCCGAACTCGCCGCCGGCGATCCGCCCGACCTGGTGACGATGCATCAGTCGGTGATCTCGGACTACAGCCAGCGCGGCCTCATCGCGCCGCTCGACGCCGGGCTGAGATCGGTGGGCGTCGATCCCGCCGGCTTCACGCCCGCGGCGCGCGCCGGCGTGATGCGCGGTGGACGCGTCTACGCCTTGCCGTTCGACAACTGGGCGATGCTTTGGCACGTGAACCTCAATCTGTTCCGCACCGCCGGACTGGTGCGCGACGGCAAGCCGTTGATGCCGCACAATCCGGAGGAGCTTCTGGCGCAGGCGCGGCAGTTCACGCACGCGACGGGCAAGCCCTATCTCATCCAATCGATGGTGAACGAGCCGTCCGCCTATGCGCGCAACCTTTTCACCTTCCTCCTGCAGCAGGACGCCGGTTTCTTCGCCGACCCGCGCCACATCAAGCTCCAGACGCCGCAGGCCCATCGCATTCTGCAGCTCTTCAAGCAGCTCTATGACGAAGGTCTCACCACCAAGAACCAGGACTATACGGCCGCGACGGCGGCGTTCCTGAACGGACAGGGCGGCGTCTATCTCGTCGGGACCTGGATGATCGGCGCCTTCGACCAGGCGGCGCGGCAGCCCGGCTCGCCGCTCGCCGGCGGTTATGCGGTCGTGCCCTATCCGCAGCTCTATCCGGCGCGCGACGCAACCTATGCCGACGGGCATTCGTGGGTGGTACCGACGGCGCAGCGCAGTCCGCAGAAGACCCGGGCGATCTTCCGGCTGCTGCGGTTCCTCAAGGACAACGACTTCGCGTGGTCGCGGACCGGCCACCTGCCGGCCTATTCGGCGGTCATCGCGAGCGCGCGCTGGCGCGCCTTGCCGCATCGCGGCGACATCGCGAAGCTGGTGGACACCGCCGCGCCGCTCGCGCCCGGCGTCCAGCGTCAATTCCTGATCCAGCAGATCATCTCCGAAGAGATGGAATCCGCCATCACCGGCCAGAAACCCATCGATACGGCGCTGGCCGATGCCGAGCGCCGCGTGAATGACGTCCTTTTCAACCTGCTTTGA
- a CDS encoding FadR/GntR family transcriptional regulator, whose amino-acid sequence MKANRSGQNLTHRMVQDLGVAIVTGRYSVRNPFPVEADLCTHYGVSRSIVREAVKMLTAKGLLGSRPRQGTWIQPEETWNLFDPDVLRWLLERKFSFSLLIDFTQVRLAVEPKAAALAAQRAGAREREAIKAALERMNAAYDGNESLFADIAFHTAVLQASGNRFYSQLHELIESALRFSIGMTNHYKGVSRASVADHKRVSDAIFAGKPQVAEAAMRDLIEEALELIRKAESAAGSRDRLIARAGR is encoded by the coding sequence ATGAAAGCGAATCGCTCCGGCCAGAACCTCACCCATCGCATGGTGCAGGATCTCGGCGTCGCCATCGTCACCGGGCGCTACTCGGTCCGCAATCCGTTTCCGGTCGAGGCCGACCTCTGCACGCATTACGGCGTAAGCCGCAGCATCGTGCGGGAAGCCGTGAAGATGCTGACCGCCAAGGGCTTGCTCGGCTCGCGGCCGCGGCAAGGCACCTGGATCCAGCCGGAGGAGACCTGGAACCTGTTCGATCCGGACGTGCTGCGCTGGCTGCTGGAGCGGAAGTTCTCCTTTTCCCTCCTCATCGATTTCACCCAGGTGCGGCTCGCGGTCGAGCCCAAGGCGGCGGCGCTCGCGGCGCAGCGGGCCGGTGCCCGGGAACGCGAGGCGATCAAGGCCGCGCTGGAGCGGATGAATGCCGCCTATGACGGCAACGAATCGCTGTTCGCCGACATCGCCTTCCACACCGCCGTGCTGCAGGCGAGCGGCAACCGGTTCTATTCGCAGCTGCACGAGCTCATCGAAAGCGCGCTGCGCTTCAGCATCGGCATGACCAACCACTACAAGGGCGTCTCGCGCGCCAGCGTCGCCGATCACAAGAGGGTCTCGGACGCGATCTTCGCCGGCAAGCCGCAGGTCGCGGAAGCGGCGATGCGCGACCTTATCGAGGAAGCGCTGGAGCTGATCCGCAAGGCGGAATCCGCCGCCGGTTCGCGCGACCGCCTCATCGCCCGCGCCGGCCGCTGA
- a CDS encoding SLATT domain-containing protein has protein sequence MATNVEKLLEDMSSTKGARFNAAKRLEGRDKRMALLTAMASALVIALTVLPFIYRLTGTVSGDLSALTLAMSVLILAISLLQYSNNDAVNAEQHHRCALEINELRRELRARADVITPEQIKDFGERYGRILQKYSINQDDVDYDKYRLEHPEMHPLGWTARLRIHWRLALANNWQSAFMWLIVIFAVWFFVFHILPARDLGLQLTQPCIQDCPPKAK, from the coding sequence ATGGCTACTAACGTTGAAAAGCTACTTGAAGACATGAGTAGTACGAAGGGTGCACGCTTCAACGCGGCAAAGCGGTTGGAGGGGCGCGATAAACGCATGGCCCTTCTCACTGCCATGGCGTCAGCTTTGGTAATCGCGCTAACGGTACTGCCATTTATCTATCGCCTGACGGGCACGGTTTCAGGGGATCTGAGCGCGCTGACGCTAGCGATGTCTGTTTTAATTCTGGCTATCTCGCTACTTCAATACAGCAACAACGATGCGGTGAATGCGGAGCAACATCATAGATGTGCGTTGGAAATAAATGAACTCCGACGTGAATTGCGTGCACGAGCGGACGTCATAACGCCGGAGCAAATAAAGGATTTCGGAGAACGATATGGACGAATTTTGCAAAAATACAGCATCAATCAAGATGACGTGGACTACGACAAATACCGACTCGAACATCCCGAAATGCATCCGCTGGGCTGGACCGCTCGACTGAGAATCCACTGGCGTCTGGCTTTGGCAAATAATTGGCAGTCCGCGTTTATGTGGCTGATTGTTATATTCGCGGTGTGGTTTTTTGTTTTCCACATTCTTCCCGCTCGTGATCTCGGCTTACAACTCACACAGCCGTGCATTCAAGATTGCCCGCCAAAAGCAAAGTAA
- a CDS encoding carbohydrate ABC transporter permease: MTAMRNPGRGRNWTAAAALGLAALAMAAPLLWTLLLSLKANDALLRGTASAFAPPYTLENYADILGHSAVFFWLLNSTIVSLGVTAGVLCLSSLAGYGFARLRFPGRDIVFVLVLFGLAIPEQSVIIARHQMFGALGLHNSYGGLIFPGLAAPFGVFLMTQYFRAMPKELEEAAWLDGASRFKTFWRILLPQSLPAQATLGIFTFLSTWNDYWWPLISATNSRMYTLTVGVASSQMNFAQTNGLGFLMAQAVFASVPILIVYVIFQRYIVAGVRAAA; the protein is encoded by the coding sequence ATGACGGCGATGCGCAATCCCGGCCGGGGCCGCAACTGGACAGCCGCCGCCGCGCTCGGGCTCGCGGCGCTCGCCATGGCCGCACCGCTGCTCTGGACTTTGCTGCTGTCGCTGAAGGCCAATGACGCGCTTCTGCGCGGCACGGCGAGCGCCTTCGCGCCGCCCTATACGCTGGAGAACTATGCCGACATCCTCGGCCATTCGGCGGTGTTCTTCTGGCTGCTCAACAGCACCATCGTCTCGCTCGGCGTCACCGCCGGTGTTCTTTGCCTGTCGTCGCTTGCCGGCTATGGCTTCGCGCGTCTCAGGTTTCCCGGTCGCGACATCGTCTTCGTCCTCGTGCTGTTCGGTCTCGCGATCCCCGAGCAATCGGTGATCATCGCGCGCCATCAGATGTTCGGCGCTCTCGGCCTGCACAACAGCTATGGCGGGCTGATCTTCCCCGGCCTCGCCGCGCCGTTCGGCGTGTTCCTGATGACGCAGTATTTCCGCGCCATGCCGAAGGAACTGGAAGAGGCCGCTTGGCTCGACGGCGCGTCGCGGTTCAAGACCTTCTGGCGCATCCTGCTGCCGCAATCGCTTCCGGCGCAGGCGACGCTCGGCATCTTCACCTTCCTGTCGACCTGGAACGACTATTGGTGGCCGCTGATCTCGGCGACCAATTCGCGCATGTACACGCTGACGGTGGGCGTCGCGTCTTCGCAGATGAACTTCGCCCAGACCAACGGACTGGGCTTCCTGATGGCGCAGGCCGTGTTCGCCAGCGTGCCCATCCTGATCGTCTATGTGATCTTCCAGCGCTACATCGTGGCCGGCGTGCGGGCGGCGGCGTGA
- a CDS encoding sodium/solute symporter (Members of the Solute:Sodium Symporter (SSS), TC 2.A.21 as described in tcdb.org, catalyze solute:Na+ symport. Known solutes for members of the family include sugars, amino acids, nucleosides, inositols, vitamins, urea or anions, depending on the system.): MSLSTIDLAVLAVYAVSIFTLAQWVSREKAGHVKDSKDYFLAGKTLPWWAIGTSLIAANISAEQIIGMSGSGYVIGLGIASYEWMSALTLLIVGKFFLPIFLKNQIYTMPEFLQRRYGHSVRIVMAVFWLGLYIFVNLTAILWLGATAVSTVTGIDITYAMLALGVFAGAYALYGGLKAVALTDIVQVTLLVLGGLVISYIALEHISGGTGFGAAVAGFTTLTAKLPDHFHMILDPSNPNYKDLPGLSVLIGGMWIMNLSYWGFNQYIIQRALGAKDTREAQAGIVLAAFLKLLMPLLVVLPGIAAGVLAPHLGRPDQAYPFLMRLLPPGLLGLVFAALIAAIVASMGSKINSIATIFTIDLYKPAFKGASERHLVVVGRLTAVVALAAAMLAARPLLGNLPQAFQYIQEYTGFVTPGIVVIFLLGMFWPRATTAGAFVAAVGSVALSYVYWRYLPGISFMNRVGYVFLICLGAAIVVSLLGPRRAPQVTMDLKNIDYATSTGFNVAALVVIGVLICLYVRFW, from the coding sequence ATGAGCTTGTCCACGATCGATCTTGCCGTCCTGGCCGTTTATGCGGTCTCGATCTTCACGCTCGCCCAATGGGTGAGCCGCGAGAAGGCGGGGCACGTCAAGGACAGCAAGGACTATTTCCTCGCCGGCAAGACGCTGCCCTGGTGGGCCATCGGCACCTCGCTGATCGCCGCGAACATCTCCGCCGAGCAGATCATCGGCATGTCGGGCTCCGGCTATGTGATCGGGCTCGGCATCGCATCCTATGAATGGATGTCGGCGCTGACGCTGCTGATCGTGGGCAAGTTCTTCCTGCCCATCTTTCTCAAGAACCAGATCTATACGATGCCGGAATTCCTGCAGCGCCGGTACGGCCATTCCGTGCGCATCGTCATGGCGGTGTTCTGGCTCGGCCTCTACATCTTCGTGAACCTGACCGCCATCCTGTGGCTCGGCGCGACGGCGGTCTCGACCGTCACCGGCATCGACATCACCTACGCGATGCTCGCACTCGGCGTCTTCGCCGGCGCCTATGCGCTGTATGGCGGCCTCAAGGCGGTGGCGTTGACGGATATCGTCCAGGTCACTCTTCTGGTGCTCGGCGGGCTGGTGATCTCCTACATCGCCCTCGAGCATATTTCCGGCGGCACCGGCTTCGGTGCCGCCGTTGCGGGGTTCACGACGCTCACCGCGAAGCTGCCGGATCATTTCCACATGATCCTCGACCCCTCCAATCCCAATTATAAGGACCTGCCGGGCCTCTCGGTCCTGATCGGCGGCATGTGGATCATGAATCTGTCCTATTGGGGCTTCAACCAGTACATCATCCAGCGCGCCCTGGGCGCCAAGGACACCCGCGAGGCGCAGGCGGGAATCGTGCTCGCCGCGTTCCTCAAGCTGCTGATGCCGCTGCTCGTGGTGTTGCCGGGGATCGCGGCGGGCGTGCTGGCGCCGCATCTGGGGCGGCCGGACCAGGCCTATCCGTTCCTGATGCGGCTGCTGCCGCCGGGCCTGCTCGGCCTGGTGTTCGCCGCCCTGATCGCCGCGATCGTCGCGTCGATGGGCTCGAAGATCAATTCGATCGCGACGATCTTCACCATCGATCTCTACAAGCCGGCGTTCAAAGGCGCGAGCGAGCGTCACCTTGTCGTGGTGGGGCGGCTGACGGCGGTCGTGGCGCTGGCCGCGGCGATGCTCGCCGCCCGCCCCCTGCTCGGCAACCTGCCGCAGGCCTTTCAGTATATCCAGGAATACACCGGCTTCGTGACGCCCGGCATCGTCGTGATCTTCCTGCTGGGCATGTTCTGGCCGCGTGCCACCACGGCCGGCGCCTTCGTCGCCGCGGTCGGATCGGTGGCGCTGTCCTATGTCTATTGGCGATATCTGCCGGGAATCTCGTTCATGAACCGGGTCGGCTATGTGTTCCTGATCTGCCTGGGCGCCGCGATCGTCGTCTCCCTGCTCGGACCGCGACGGGCGCCGCAGGTCACCATGGACCTCAAGAACATTGATTACGCGACGAGTACCGGCTTCAATGTTGCCGCTCTCGTCGTCATCGGCGTCCTCATATGCCTGTATGTCAGGTTCTGGTGA
- a CDS encoding alpha-N-arabinofuranosidase produces MPTSKIVVDRDFAIGPLDRRIFGTFVEHMGRCVYGGIYEPGHPTADANGFRQDVLALTRELGVTIVRYPGGNFLSGYNWEDGVGPKEERPVRLDLAWGSTETNAFGTNEFITWCKAAAVEPMFAVNLGTRGPDEARHFIEYCNHPGGTHYSDLRRSHGYEAPHGIKLWCLGNEMDGPWQICQKTAAEYGRVAQETAKVMRWVDPGVELAACGSSSRDMPTYGHWEHDVLERCFDQVDFISLHQYFRNDADDIASYFSVIEDLESFIKEVAAIADAVAAKRRSPKRIMLSLDEWNVWYKARDASHLRKPGWPVAPKLIEEVYNFEDALIVGGVLITLMNNADRVKAACLAQLVNVIGAIMTEEGGPAWRQTIFHPFAQAARYGRGTVLRTASSGGEVSAQAGREPLLKSVVHDEDSGRVAVFALNRDLARSVELAVELRALGHHKLVLANELCHADLKAENTSHAPDTVAPRPSHAAVADGVTLQATLRPLSWNVFVLERE; encoded by the coding sequence ATGCCGACCAGCAAAATCGTCGTCGACCGGGATTTCGCGATCGGGCCGCTGGACCGCCGCATCTTCGGCACCTTCGTCGAGCATATGGGCCGTTGCGTCTATGGCGGCATCTACGAGCCGGGCCATCCGACGGCCGACGCGAACGGCTTCCGGCAGGACGTCCTCGCGCTGACGCGGGAGCTCGGCGTCACGATCGTGCGCTATCCCGGCGGCAATTTCCTCTCCGGCTACAATTGGGAAGATGGCGTCGGGCCGAAAGAGGAACGCCCCGTGCGCCTCGACCTGGCATGGGGCAGCACCGAGACCAATGCGTTCGGCACCAACGAGTTCATCACTTGGTGCAAGGCGGCGGCGGTCGAGCCGATGTTCGCGGTCAATCTGGGCACGCGCGGCCCCGACGAGGCCCGCCATTTCATCGAATACTGCAATCATCCGGGCGGCACGCATTATTCCGACCTGCGCCGGAGCCACGGCTACGAGGCGCCGCACGGCATCAAGCTCTGGTGCCTGGGCAACGAGATGGACGGTCCCTGGCAGATCTGCCAGAAGACCGCCGCGGAATATGGGCGCGTGGCGCAGGAGACCGCCAAGGTCATGCGCTGGGTCGATCCCGGCGTCGAGCTCGCGGCCTGCGGCTCCTCCAGCCGCGACATGCCCACCTATGGCCACTGGGAGCACGACGTCCTCGAACGCTGCTTCGACCAGGTCGATTTCATCTCGCTGCACCAGTATTTCCGGAACGACGCCGACGACATCGCATCCTATTTCTCGGTCATCGAGGATCTCGAGTCCTTCATCAAGGAAGTGGCGGCGATCGCGGACGCGGTGGCGGCGAAGCGCCGGTCGCCCAAGCGCATCATGCTGTCGCTGGACGAATGGAACGTCTGGTACAAGGCCCGCGATGCTTCCCATCTGCGCAAGCCGGGCTGGCCGGTCGCGCCGAAGCTGATCGAGGAGGTCTACAATTTCGAAGACGCGCTGATCGTCGGCGGCGTGCTCATCACGCTGATGAACAATGCCGACCGCGTGAAGGCGGCCTGCCTGGCCCAGCTCGTGAACGTCATCGGCGCGATCATGACGGAGGAAGGCGGCCCGGCCTGGCGGCAGACGATCTTCCATCCCTTCGCGCAGGCGGCGCGGTATGGGCGGGGCACGGTCCTGCGGACCGCGTCCAGCGGCGGCGAGGTGTCCGCACAAGCCGGACGCGAGCCGCTGTTGAAGAGCGTCGTCCATGACGAAGACAGCGGCCGCGTCGCGGTCTTCGCACTCAACCGCGATCTCGCCCGGTCGGTGGAGCTGGCGGTGGAATTGCGGGCCCTGGGACATCATAAGCTGGTCCTGGCGAACGAGCTTTGCCATGCCGATCTGAAGGCGGAGAACACCAGCCATGCGCCCGATACCGTGGCACCGCGGCCGAGTCACGCGGCGGTCGCCGATGGCGTTACGCTGCAGGCGACGCTTCGGCCGCTGTCCTGGAACGTCTTCGTCCTGGAAAGAGAATGA
- a CDS encoding Gfo/Idh/MocA family oxidoreductase, with translation MKRIQVGIVGVGKIARDQHVPALAADPSFEIAACVTRHEGIDGVPAFATIGDMLDAMPALDAVAICTPPQTHFAMALYALERGKHVLLEKPPCETMGQFDMLVRAAAAAQRTLFQTWHARYAAGVAPARRRLAERRVTGGRIVWKEDVRLWHPGQTWLWQPGGFGVFDPGINALSILSHILPMAVLIESANLYVPANCQAPIAADLTLVTTDGARIAAELDFRHAGTQTWNIEIETDHGPLTLSEGGSALSPAATQLATIGEYPALYRRFAQLIHEGASDVDGIPFQLVSDAVLVGRRVEVEPFHP, from the coding sequence GTGAAACGCATCCAGGTGGGCATCGTCGGCGTCGGCAAGATCGCGCGGGACCAGCACGTCCCGGCCCTCGCCGCCGATCCGTCCTTCGAGATCGCGGCCTGCGTCACGCGGCATGAGGGGATCGACGGCGTCCCCGCCTTCGCGACGATCGGCGACATGCTGGATGCGATGCCGGCGCTCGATGCCGTCGCGATCTGCACGCCGCCGCAGACCCATTTCGCGATGGCGCTGTACGCGCTCGAGCGCGGCAAGCACGTCCTGCTCGAGAAACCGCCCTGCGAGACGATGGGACAGTTCGACATGCTCGTCCGCGCGGCGGCGGCGGCGCAGCGGACGCTTTTCCAGACTTGGCACGCGCGCTATGCGGCCGGCGTCGCGCCGGCCCGGCGGCGGCTCGCGGAGCGCCGCGTCACCGGCGGGCGCATCGTATGGAAAGAAGATGTCCGGCTATGGCATCCGGGCCAGACTTGGCTATGGCAGCCCGGCGGATTCGGCGTGTTCGATCCCGGGATCAACGCGCTGTCGATCCTCAGCCACATTCTTCCGATGGCGGTGCTGATCGAAAGCGCCAACCTCTACGTTCCCGCCAATTGTCAGGCGCCGATCGCCGCCGATCTGACGCTGGTGACGACGGACGGCGCGCGGATCGCGGCGGAACTCGATTTTCGCCATGCCGGCACGCAGACCTGGAACATCGAAATTGAAACCGACCATGGCCCGCTGACCTTGTCGGAAGGCGGAAGCGCGCTGAGCCCCGCCGCGACTCAGCTGGCAACGATCGGCGAATATCCCGCCCTGTACCGCCGCTTCGCGCAGCTCATCCATGAAGGCGCATCCGATGTGGACGGAATTCCCTTCCAGCTGGTATCCGATGCCGTCCTGGTAGGACGGCGCGTCGAGGTCGAACCCTTTCATCCTTGA
- the ugpC gene encoding sn-glycerol-3-phosphate ABC transporter ATP-binding protein UgpC, whose protein sequence is MGGVSLRGISKRFGDTLVLDDVSLEMGDGEFVVVLGPSGCGKSTLLRAIAGLETIDAGEIAIGGERIDRLPPGKRGVAMVFQSYALYPHMTVRQNMAFGLDNIGVARAEIARRIAETAHMLEMDHLLDRRPAALSGGQRQRVAIGRAIVKQPRLFMFDEPLSNLDAALRGRTRQEIAALHRRIKTAMVFVTHDQTEAMTLADRIVVMNQQRIEQVGTPLEIYRNPATAFVATFVGTPAMNMLPVTAMPSSGAFQRVALGDGTTVDMTAPSAPADGPLLLGLRPEAVRLCAAGTGNTDATVSFIEFLGDKTHVFLSLPSGDRIVALEGATAPARQGEAVGVTFDGSAAHLFGADGRNLRRAG, encoded by the coding sequence GTGGGCGGCGTTTCGCTCAGGGGCATCAGCAAGCGTTTCGGCGACACGCTCGTCCTCGACGACGTCTCCCTGGAGATGGGCGACGGCGAGTTCGTGGTCGTGCTGGGGCCCTCCGGCTGTGGGAAGTCGACGCTGCTGCGCGCCATCGCGGGGCTCGAGACCATCGACGCCGGCGAGATCGCGATCGGCGGCGAACGCATCGATCGCCTGCCGCCGGGCAAGCGCGGCGTGGCGATGGTGTTCCAGAGCTACGCCCTCTACCCGCACATGACGGTGCGCCAGAACATGGCGTTCGGTCTCGACAATATCGGCGTCGCCCGCGCGGAGATCGCGCGCCGGATCGCCGAGACGGCACACATGCTCGAGATGGACCATCTCCTGGACCGTCGGCCCGCCGCGCTTTCCGGGGGCCAGCGCCAGCGCGTCGCCATCGGGCGCGCCATCGTCAAGCAGCCGCGGCTGTTCATGTTCGACGAGCCCCTGTCCAACCTGGACGCGGCTTTGCGCGGACGCACGCGGCAGGAGATCGCGGCCCTGCATCGCCGCATCAAGACGGCGATGGTCTTCGTGACCCACGACCAGACGGAAGCGATGACGCTGGCGGACCGGATCGTGGTCATGAACCAGCAGCGCATCGAACAGGTCGGGACGCCGCTCGAGATTTATCGCAACCCGGCAACGGCTTTTGTTGCGACATTCGTGGGCACGCCGGCGATGAATATGCTGCCCGTGACGGCGATGCCGTCCTCCGGTGCGTTTCAGCGTGTCGCGCTGGGAGACGGGACCACGGTCGACATGACGGCGCCGTCGGCACCGGCGGACGGGCCGTTGCTGCTCGGCCTTCGCCCCGAAGCGGTGCGGCTTTGCGCGGCGGGGACCGGCAATACCGACGCGACCGTCTCGTTCATCGAGTTCCTGGGCGACAAGACGCATGTCTTCCTGTCGCTCCCAAGCGGTGACCGGATCGTGGCGCTGGAAGGCGCCACCGCGCCCGCGCGCCAAGGCGAGGCGGTGGGCGTCACGTTCGACGGAAGCGCGGCGCACCTGTTCGGCGCCGACGGCCGCAACCTGCGGCGCGCGGGCTGA
- a CDS encoding sugar ABC transporter permease — protein sequence MEALDIPAAGREADVTVRRPWTASASETRAGLLFVAPYLAVFCLLLVYPLLSGIWLSLHKADLFGGSRFVGAENYVRLLHDDIFRQAVWNTCNFVILTVPALTVAGLALALALNTSSRWSAVLRGLFFSSSVLSVTIVTLVWRMVLIPDGGLVANLLALLHLPAIPFLSDARLALPAVAITTIWWCIGLPMMLFLAALQQVPKDLYEAAALDNAGWWRTLRRITLPSIRRTALVVVVIEVILQFQLFGQAQIMTLGGPNNASLPIVLFIYQIGFQRWDIGYAAAASEILFCIILVAAMAQFLASRGREDG from the coding sequence ATGGAGGCGCTGGACATTCCGGCCGCAGGCCGCGAGGCGGACGTCACGGTCCGGCGCCCTTGGACCGCGAGCGCGAGCGAGACGCGCGCGGGCCTGCTGTTCGTGGCGCCTTATCTCGCCGTGTTCTGCCTGCTTCTGGTCTATCCGCTGCTTTCGGGAATCTGGCTAAGCCTGCATAAGGCCGATCTGTTCGGCGGCTCGCGATTCGTCGGCGCGGAGAATTACGTCCGCTTGCTCCATGACGACATTTTCCGCCAGGCCGTGTGGAACACCTGCAATTTCGTCATCCTCACGGTGCCGGCGCTGACCGTCGCCGGCCTCGCGCTGGCGCTGGCCTTGAATACTTCTTCCCGCTGGTCTGCCGTCCTGCGCGGCCTGTTCTTCTCCTCGTCCGTGTTGTCCGTCACCATCGTCACGCTGGTCTGGCGGATGGTCCTGATCCCCGACGGCGGCCTTGTCGCCAATCTGCTCGCGCTCCTCCACCTGCCCGCGATACCCTTCCTGAGCGATGCCCGCCTTGCGCTGCCGGCGGTCGCGATCACGACGATCTGGTGGTGCATCGGCCTGCCGATGATGCTGTTCCTCGCGGCACTTCAGCAGGTGCCGAAGGATCTCTACGAGGCGGCCGCGCTCGACAATGCCGGCTGGTGGCGCACGCTGCGGCGCATCACGCTGCCGTCGATCCGGCGCACCGCGCTCGTCGTCGTCGTCATCGAGGTGATCCTGCAATTCCAGCTCTTCGGCCAGGCCCAGATCATGACGCTGGGCGGTCCGAACAACGCCTCGCTGCCGATCGTGCTGTTCATCTACCAGATCGGCTTCCAGCGCTGGGACATCGGCTATGCGGCGGCGGCATCCGAGATCCTGTTCTGCATCATCCTGGTGGCGGCGATGGCGCAGTTCCTCGCCTCGCGCGGGCGGGAAGACGGATGA